The Candidatus Synechococcus calcipolaris G9 nucleotide sequence AGCCCCTTACCCTGGCCCAATTGGCAGATTATGCCGGTAGCGATCGCCAGGATGTGGAACTCGGCCTAGTGGAATTATTCAATGACTATGCCCATCGCCACACCGCCCTAGAAATTGTCGAAACCGATGCGGGCTATTGCCTACAGTTAAAAGAGGCCTATCGGGATTTGGTTCAGACCCTAGTGCCCGTGGATTTAGGCATTGCCGCCCAACGCACCTTGGCCATGATTGCCTTTCGCGGCCCCATTGCCCAGTCCGAACTGGTGGAATTGCGAGGATCGAGTGCCTACCAGCATGTTCAGGAATTACTCACCCTTGGGTTCGTGAGTCGCCGTCGCCAAAACACGGGTCGTTCCTACTGGGTGCAGGTGACAGAACGCTTTCATCAATATTTTCAGGTGGACAACCTACCCAAGCTTGAGCAATTAAATGAGACCGAAGATGGGACTGCTCCCCTAGAACCGGAGGGCTAAAATTTACGTTGGCCGCTGCCATCCATGCCGGATCAGTACCCTGATCATCATAAAATGAACACGTATAAAAAATAAACCCTATTTGGAGGTGGGCAGATTGTCCCTGGGTGTTGATCCATCAACCTGATCAAGAAACCCAAATCACTAAACATAGTGGGACAGTTGTAGCTCAAGGATTTCTATGAGTGATGCCGTTAAATTAATGAAGCAAGCCGTAGCCAAAGCTGCCGCCGAGCGGGTGAAATCAGGTATGGTGGTGGGTCTGGGCACGGGATCAACTACGGCCTTTGTGATCCAATTCCTAGGCGATCGCCTCCGTTCAAGAGAATTAACCGATATTCGCGGCATTCCCACCTCGTTTCAGGCCTCTGTCCTCGCTAAAAAGTATGGCATCCCCCTCGTCACCCTAGATGATGTTGAGCACCTAGACCTGGCGATCGATGGTGCAGACGAAGTAGACCCGGACAAAAATCTGATTAAGGGGGGCGGAGCCGCCCATACCCGCGAAAAAATTGTCGATTCCCTTGCCGACGAATTTATAGTCGTCGTGGATAGCAGCAAGCTTGTGGATCGTCTGGGTTCCACCTTCCCTGTGCCCATTGAACTCTTACCCCTTGCCCTGAGTCCAGTCACCCGGGCTGTGGAAAAAATGGGGGGGCAACCCAATCTCCGCATGGGCGTAAAAAAAGATGGCCCCGTCATTACCGATCAAGGCAACTTGGTTTTAGATGTCACCTTTGATGAAATTAAGGATCCAGCTTCCCTTGAGGCCTCCCTGAATAATATTCCTGGGGTTCTTGAGAATGGCCTATTTGTGGGTGTGGCTGATATTATTTTGGTCGGGGAATTAGACGGTGAGACCCCCAAGGTTCGAGAAATCAACTGAGCCAACACACTTGCTAAGCTGTTAAGTCAACGTCGGCCGGATGGTTGTATCAAATTCCTGCTGATCCTTAAGGATACGAAAAACCTTATCCATACTGGTGAGATCAAGGAGCATTTTGACCTGATCTGGAATCGAACAGAGGAAAAGTTGCCCATTCTTGGCCCGGACATTTTTTAATGCCACCACTAGGGCCCCTAGGCCCGAGCTATCCATAAAGGAAATACCACCGCAGTCGATTAGGATTACTTCTGTTCCCGTATCCATACGCCGGGCAATGTCTTGCCGAAATTCTAGGGCTTGGGAACCACCAAAAATGCCGGTCAATTCCAAAACATCAACTTTACTGCCCATGGTTTATTAAAACTAACGAAACTCACGCCCGCTAGTATACCCTGTCCTGGGATGGGTGACAGCAGAGGATTGGTATAGTCACAGGGCAAACGCATACTTAATTGGCAAGGATACGAGCAAGATAATTATTGCCTCATCCAGCTTTAAGTCGTTTAGCCTTGAGTCCAACCCAAAAAACACGCCTGTAACGCTTCTAGGTTTAGGGTGGCAAACAACCCTGAGAGATGGTGTCATGGGACAGGATGCCATTGGCTAATTCTAAAAATCCCTTTAACCAGCTTTCTTTTGCTTTGCTATACGCCTCAATATCGACCCAAGTATCCGCACCACAAATGACTTAAACCAATGATGTCTAGAAGCTTATGTTATGGCTGACGCTACCTGACAGATACGCTCACGGCTGCAAATAGAGAGAGGTTGCCCTAACCTAATCTCAATAGCCTCTTTGCCCTGCTATCAGTACTTTCAGCTTGTAAATTTAAAGTAAGAGACTGATCGTAACAGATCATTTACTGGTAAAACATTAAAGAGGGTAAATTTTCTTGAGGCTGTGGTGTAAGGGCAATGTCCAAGCTTTTGGCGACACTTCCAGACGGCAAGGTCTGTGACTTCATAGACCAGAAAATCCGCAATGATACGCCCGAAGAATATGTTCGGCAGAACATCGAGCGTCGGTTGGTGCTGGAATTGGGCTATTTGCCGGAACAGATCGAAGTTGAGTATCCCATTAAACAGGGTAGTAAGACGGTTCGCGTCGATCTAGCTATCTTCCGCGAAGGAGATCAGCACAATCAGGAAAATATTTGGATCATCATCGAGTGTAAAAAAGACTCAGTGCCCCCCTCCGCTAGTAAAGATGGAGTTGAGCAGCTTAGATCTTATATGGCTGCCTGTGACAACTCAGAGTGGGGAATGTGGACAAATGGTAAGAAAAAGACTGTTTTACGTCGAATTAGGACGGAAGAAGGAATTGAGTATGAAGAGCCTAATGATATTCCTTCTAAAGATGGAAACATTGAAGAGGTCGATCGCCCCACTCGTGACGCTCTAAAAAATGCAGTTGGAGACAATTTACTATTTTCCTTCAAAATCTGCCACGACCATATTTATGTCACAGATGGATTGCAGAAGCAACCTGCATTTTTTGAGCTTTTGAAGGTTATTTTCTGCAAGATTTATGATGAACGCAATGTTAGAAGTCCATTGGAATTTTATGCAACAGCTCTTGAAAAAAAAAGTAATGATGGTCGGCTAACTGTCTTCAATAGAATTAGTAAAATCTTTGATGCTGTTAAGAAGCAGTATCCCGCTATTTTTGATGCCAATGATGAAATCAAGCTCCAGCCCCGATCGCTAGCTTATATCGTAGGTGAGCTTCAACGGTATAGCTTTCTGAGTACGAATATTGATGTGAAGGGTAAAGCGTATGAAGAGCTTGTTGGAGCAAACCTAAGAGGCGATCGCGGTGAATTTTTCACGCCGAGAAATGTTCAAAAAATGACGATTCGGATGCTTGATCCAAAGGTGACCGATAAAGTCCTCGATCAGTCTTGTGGAACAGGTGGGTTTCTGGTCATTGCGATGAATGAAGTGATCGAGAAGCTTAAAACACAAATCAAGAAACAGTCTGGCAAGGTTGCTGAACAGGCTGGGGTATGGAGTGAGGCGCTCAATGAAAGCATCAAGGAAACTGCTCGATCCAATTTCTTCGGGATTGATATTAATCCAGACCTGGTTAAAGCAACCAAAATGAATATGGTGATGAATAACGATGGGTCTGGAAATA carries:
- the rpiA gene encoding ribose-5-phosphate isomerase RpiA, which translates into the protein MSMSDAVKLMKQAVAKAAAERVKSGMVVGLGTGSTTAFVIQFLGDRLRSRELTDIRGIPTSFQASVLAKKYGIPLVTLDDVEHLDLAIDGADEVDPDKNLIKGGGAAHTREKIVDSLADEFIVVVDSSKLVDRLGSTFPVPIELLPLALSPVTRAVEKMGGQPNLRMGVKKDGPVITDQGNLVLDVTFDEIKDPASLEASLNNIPGVLENGLFVGVADIILVGELDGETPKVREIN
- the scpB gene encoding SMC-Scp complex subunit ScpB: MEPDANLSLAVRLEAILYLKAQPLTLAQLADYAGSDRQDVELGLVELFNDYAHRHTALEIVETDAGYCLQLKEAYRDLVQTLVPVDLGIAAQRTLAMIAFRGPIAQSELVELRGSSAYQHVQELLTLGFVSRRRQNTGRSYWVQVTERFHQYFQVDNLPKLEQLNETEDGTAPLEPEG
- a CDS encoding STAS domain-containing protein, which translates into the protein MGSKVDVLELTGIFGGSQALEFRQDIARRMDTGTEVILIDCGGISFMDSSGLGALVVALKNVRAKNGQLFLCSIPDQVKMLLDLTSMDKVFRILKDQQEFDTTIRPTLT
- a CDS encoding N-6 DNA methylase, translating into MSKLLATLPDGKVCDFIDQKIRNDTPEEYVRQNIERRLVLELGYLPEQIEVEYPIKQGSKTVRVDLAIFREGDQHNQENIWIIIECKKDSVPPSASKDGVEQLRSYMAACDNSEWGMWTNGKKKTVLRRIRTEEGIEYEEPNDIPSKDGNIEEVDRPTRDALKNAVGDNLLFSFKICHDHIYVTDGLQKQPAFFELLKVIFCKIYDERNVRSPLEFYATALEKKSNDGRLTVFNRISKIFDAVKKQYPAIFDANDEIKLQPRSLAYIVGELQRYSFLSTNIDVKGKAYEELVGANLRGDRGEFFTPRNVQKMTIRMLDPKVTDKVLDQSCGTGGFLVIAMNEVIEKLKTQIKKQSGKVAEQAGVWSEALNESIKETARSNFFGIDINPDLVKATKMNMVMNNDGSGNIFRQDSLLHPHQWEGSFRKQFAKALNIDPKSLRGEKDLAHFDLIATNPPFGSKLPIKDQETLKQYQLGHVWRETETGWEPTDQLQTSAPPEILFIERCWQFLKPSGRMGIVLPDAILGAPGLLYVRYWMIKHCRIVASIDLHPDTFQPRNGTQTSVLILQKKTEEEINRGTMPDYEIFMAQVKAIGHDKRGKTVYRRNEEGEEILYPPKDQETIPLLERTATGEGTVRPLARQKQEDDDTEQVANEFIDWKKQVVLGW